Proteins encoded by one window of uncultured Celeribacter sp.:
- a CDS encoding Hint domain-containing protein, protein MSTEEILVMGSSLLDNVAIGTNSGDGNGGHIMIHNGTMPFEEDDIVVITVENVSDGEVSGASRITGIVVYDSAADYVNGTVQYTYEPMNPGQTANIQSDLSGLGDTYLRFNANVMVPTNGGPYLNNVLIAPGQDLTDLRPIIQIDHETDMDYDGDGNFNIDNNYFAEEVINGAVCLSRGTLIETPEGPRFIETLQEGDLVNTLDHGAQPIRWIGSRRVPATGALAPVLIRMGALGNLRDMWVSQNHRMLVRGPQAEVLFGERDVLVAAKYLVNDHSIRIVEGGKGTGMVESGMVEYYHMLFDAHQIVFAEACPTESLYPGQEALKSVSDEARCEILTLFPEFEGDGAQPDLSRYELRAWEAKALRDLRALSLRKAS, encoded by the coding sequence CGCGATCGGCACAAACAGCGGCGACGGCAATGGCGGGCATATCATGATCCACAACGGCACGATGCCGTTCGAAGAGGACGACATCGTGGTCATCACGGTCGAAAATGTCTCGGACGGGGAAGTCTCAGGGGCGAGTCGGATTACTGGGATCGTGGTCTATGACAGCGCCGCCGATTACGTGAACGGCACGGTGCAATACACCTATGAGCCGATGAACCCCGGGCAGACCGCCAATATTCAAAGCGATCTCTCCGGTCTGGGCGACACTTACCTGCGGTTCAACGCCAATGTGATGGTGCCGACAAATGGTGGCCCCTACCTCAACAACGTACTGATCGCGCCGGGGCAGGATCTCACAGACCTGCGCCCGATCATCCAGATCGACCACGAAACGGATATGGATTACGACGGCGATGGCAATTTCAACATCGACAACAACTATTTCGCCGAAGAGGTCATCAATGGCGCCGTCTGTCTGAGCCGCGGCACCCTGATCGAGACGCCCGAGGGGCCGCGCTTTATCGAGACGCTACAAGAGGGCGATCTGGTCAACACGCTGGATCACGGGGCCCAGCCCATTCGCTGGATTGGGTCGCGTCGTGTGCCCGCCACAGGGGCGCTCGCGCCGGTGCTGATCCGCATGGGGGCGCTTGGCAATCTGCGTGACATGTGGGTGAGCCAGAACCACCGCATGCTGGTGCGCGGTCCGCAGGCCGAGGTGCTGTTCGGCGAACGTGATGTCCTGGTCGCCGCCAAATATCTGGTCAACGATCACAGCATCCGCATTGTCGAGGGTGGCAAAGGCACCGGCATGGTGGAATCCGGCATGGTGGAATATTACCACATGCTGTTCGACGCGCATCAGATCGTCTTTGCCGAAGCCTGCCCGACCGAAAGCCTCTACCCCGGACAGGAAGCGCTCAAATCCGTGTCGGATGAGGCGCGGTGTGAAATTCTGACGCTCTTCCCCGAATTCGAGGGGGACGGCGCGCAGCCGGATCTGTCGCGCTATGAGTTGAGAGCCTGGGAGGCCAAGGCGCTCCGAGACCTGCGCGCGCTGTCGCTCAGAAAGGCGAGCTGA
- a CDS encoding transglycosylase SLT domain-containing protein: MTSPVLAPAWASDTTSTMSAPVAPLSVSPLPKPRPYEIRMPKLRWKNQSRGPAWTRAAMTAVASHGQALIKTVPGDINTWCPGYATQDESGRAAFWAGLLSTLSYHESTWRETAVGGGGLWYGLVQIAPPTARHYNCRAGTGEALKDGEMNLSCAVRIMNKTVARDRVVSQGMRGVAADWGPFHSARKREDMRRWLAAQPFCRPMLKSSPVPLPRPVSETGDLASDVKAALSSPF, from the coding sequence GTGACCAGCCCCGTTTTGGCCCCGGCTTGGGCCTCTGACACCACCTCGACCATGTCGGCCCCTGTCGCGCCCTTGTCCGTCAGCCCCCTGCCGAAACCGCGCCCCTATGAAATTCGCATGCCAAAACTGCGTTGGAAAAACCAGAGCCGTGGCCCCGCCTGGACCCGTGCGGCGATGACGGCGGTGGCCAGCCACGGTCAGGCGCTGATCAAGACGGTGCCGGGCGACATCAACACATGGTGCCCGGGCTATGCCACGCAGGACGAAAGCGGGCGGGCCGCGTTTTGGGCCGGGCTTCTCTCGACGCTCTCCTATCACGAAAGCACATGGCGGGAGACGGCCGTAGGGGGCGGGGGTTTGTGGTACGGGCTGGTGCAGATCGCGCCACCCACCGCGCGGCATTACAACTGTCGGGCCGGCACGGGCGAGGCGCTCAAGGATGGCGAGATGAACCTGTCCTGTGCGGTCAGGATCATGAACAAAACGGTCGCCCGCGACCGGGTGGTCAGCCAAGGCATGCGGGGCGTGGCCGCCGATTGGGGACCGTTTCATTCGGCGCGCAAACGTGAGGACATGCGGCGTTGGCTCGCCGCGCAGCCGTTTTGCCGACCTATGCTGAAAAGCTCGCCGGTGCCTTTGCCGCGGCCTGTTTCAGAGACCGGCGATCTGGCCTCTGACGTGAAAGCCGCGCTCAGCTCGCCTTTCTGA
- the gatB gene encoding Asp-tRNA(Asn)/Glu-tRNA(Gln) amidotransferase subunit GatB encodes MLDHLEYAAPKVKTIAGAKEDWELVIGMEIHAQVASEAKLFSGASTQFGNEPNSNVSFVDAAMPGMLPVINEYCVEQAVRTGLGLKADINLFSAFDRKNYFYPDLPQGYQISQLYHPIVGEGEVLVDMEPGIARKVRIERIHLEQDAGKSIHDMDPTMSFVDLNRTGVALMEIVSRPDIRGPEEAAAYVLKLRQILRYLGTCDGNMQNGNLRADVNVSVCRPGQYEKYQETQDFSHLGTRCEIKNMNSTRFIQMAIDYEARRQIAILEDGGTVDQETRLYDAAKNETRSMRSKEEAHDYRYFPCPDLLPLEIEQEWVDDIAASLPELPDEKKARFVKDFGLSEYDAGVLTADTVNADFFEKVVAVGEDGKLSANWVINELFGRLKKDDTDIAESPVSPKQLGEIVKLIKADTISGKIAKDLFEIVYTEGGNPAEIVEARGMKQVTDTGAIEAAVDEIIAANPAQVEKAQANPKLAGWFVGQVMKATGGKANPKAVDALVKSKLGL; translated from the coding sequence ATGCTTGACCATCTCGAATATGCCGCACCGAAAGTGAAAACCATCGCGGGTGCGAAAGAGGATTGGGAACTCGTCATCGGGATGGAGATTCACGCACAGGTCGCCTCCGAGGCCAAGCTGTTCTCCGGCGCCTCCACGCAATTCGGCAACGAGCCAAACTCCAACGTCTCCTTTGTGGATGCGGCGATGCCGGGCATGTTGCCGGTGATCAACGAATATTGCGTCGAGCAGGCCGTGCGCACGGGGCTCGGGCTCAAGGCCGACATCAATCTCTTCTCGGCCTTTGACCGTAAGAATTATTTCTACCCGGACCTGCCGCAGGGGTATCAGATTTCTCAGCTTTACCATCCCATTGTTGGCGAAGGCGAAGTCTTGGTCGATATGGAGCCCGGAATCGCCCGCAAGGTGCGGATCGAGCGCATTCACCTTGAACAGGACGCGGGCAAGTCGATCCACGACATGGACCCGACGATGTCCTTCGTCGATTTGAACCGGACCGGCGTGGCGCTGATGGAGATCGTTTCGCGCCCCGACATTCGTGGCCCCGAAGAGGCCGCGGCTTACGTGCTGAAACTGCGTCAGATTCTGCGCTATCTCGGCACCTGTGACGGCAACATGCAGAACGGCAACCTGCGCGCCGACGTGAACGTGTCGGTCTGTCGTCCGGGTCAGTATGAGAAATACCAGGAGACGCAGGATTTCTCGCATCTCGGCACCCGTTGCGAGATCAAGAACATGAACTCCACGCGGTTTATCCAGATGGCCATCGACTATGAGGCCCGTCGCCAGATCGCCATTCTCGAAGACGGCGGCACGGTCGATCAGGAAACCCGCCTGTACGATGCGGCCAAGAACGAAACCCGGTCGATGCGCTCGAAAGAGGAAGCACACGATTATCGCTACTTCCCCTGCCCCGACCTTCTGCCCTTGGAGATCGAACAAGAGTGGGTGGACGACATCGCCGCGTCTCTGCCGGAACTGCCGGATGAGAAGAAAGCGCGTTTCGTCAAAGACTTCGGCCTGTCGGAATATGACGCGGGCGTTTTGACCGCCGACACGGTAAATGCGGACTTTTTCGAGAAAGTCGTGGCCGTCGGCGAAGACGGCAAGCTCTCGGCCAACTGGGTGATCAACGAGTTGTTCGGCCGTCTGAAAAAGGACGACACGGATATTGCGGAAAGCCCGGTCAGCCCGAAGCAACTCGGCGAGATCGTCAAGCTGATCAAGGCGGACACAATCTCCGGCAAGATCGCCAAAGACCTCTTCGAGATCGTCTATACTGAAGGCGGCAACCCGGCGGAAATCGTCGAAGCGCGCGGCATGAAACAGGTGACCGATACGGGCGCCATCGAGGCCGCCGTGGACGAGATCATCGCCGCCAACCCGGCGCAGGTCGAAAAGGCCCAAGCCAATCCGAAACTCGCGGGCTGGTTCGTCGGCCAGGTGATGAAAGCCACCGGCGGCAAGGCCAACCCGAAAGCGGTGGACGCGCTGGTCAAATCCAAACTCGGCCTCTGA
- a CDS encoding thioesterase family protein: protein MTFPTPHISTLIDVRPEWVDYNGHINMAYYAVIMDLGGDQMYPLLGLGETYAKTEAHTSYTAEVHICYKRELKLGDRVRVQTQLLDFDAKRMVLFHEIHHEDGWIAATAEELLLHIDMSGPRVVPFPPEIAENLAALKQAHSALPRPAQAGRAISLANKAA, encoded by the coding sequence ATGACCTTTCCTACACCGCATATCTCCACACTGATCGACGTTCGCCCCGAGTGGGTGGATTACAACGGCCATATCAATATGGCCTATTACGCCGTGATCATGGATTTGGGCGGCGATCAGATGTATCCGCTCCTCGGGCTGGGCGAGACCTACGCCAAGACCGAAGCCCACACCAGCTACACCGCCGAGGTGCACATCTGTTACAAGCGCGAACTGAAGCTGGGCGACCGGGTGCGGGTTCAGACGCAGCTTTTGGATTTTGATGCCAAGCGCATGGTGCTGTTCCATGAGATCCATCACGAAGACGGCTGGATCGCAGCGACCGCAGAAGAGTTGCTCCTACACATCGACATGTCGGGGCCACGCGTCGTGCCCTTTCCGCCGGAGATCGCGGAAAATCTCGCGGCGCTGAAACAGGCGCATTCCGCCCTGCCTCGTCCTGCACAGGCGGGGCGTGCGATTTCTCTGGCGAACAAGGCTGCCTAG
- a CDS encoding DUF4177 domain-containing protein — translation MPRYEYLTLPAPRKGEKSKGAKTPEARIAQAMQRLLNEKGREGWEYLRADLVPMEERAGITSKTVNYHTVLVFRRELGVAAEMASTLEAEIGTTPARKTLAADRDTPPPSVPFPAKAEKGAGAEARKVAPDVADEIAEDRES, via the coding sequence ATGCCCCGTTACGAATATCTGACCCTGCCCGCCCCGCGCAAAGGCGAGAAATCCAAGGGCGCGAAAACGCCCGAAGCCCGGATCGCGCAGGCGATGCAGCGCCTGTTGAACGAAAAGGGCCGTGAGGGCTGGGAGTATCTGCGCGCCGATCTGGTGCCGATGGAAGAACGCGCCGGGATCACCTCGAAAACCGTGAATTATCATACAGTTTTGGTGTTTCGCCGCGAGCTTGGCGTGGCCGCAGAGATGGCGTCCACGCTTGAAGCGGAGATCGGCACCACGCCTGCGCGTAAAACGCTGGCAGCAGATCGCGACACGCCGCCGCCCTCCGTGCCCTTCCCCGCCAAAGCCGAGAAAGGCGCAGGTGCCGAGGCGCGAAAAGTCGCGCCCGATGTGGCCGACGAGATCGCCGAGGACCGCGAGTCCTAA
- a CDS encoding BolA family protein, with product MTIADQMRERLQNAFAPSELVVIDDSAAHAGHAGTEGASGETHFNVLIRSKAFEGQSRVARHRMVHKALGDLVPRIHALALDLDV from the coding sequence ATGACAATTGCCGATCAAATGCGTGAACGTTTGCAAAATGCCTTTGCGCCAAGTGAGTTGGTCGTCATCGACGACAGCGCCGCACATGCCGGACATGCGGGCACCGAAGGCGCTTCGGGCGAGACGCATTTCAACGTGCTGATCCGCAGCAAAGCTTTCGAAGGCCAGTCCCGCGTGGCACGTCACCGCATGGTGCACAAAGCGCTCGGTGATCTGGTGCCTCGCATTCACGCGCTGGCGCTTGATCTGGATGTCTGA
- a CDS encoding J domain-containing protein: MDKKDPFGFDMSVSSAKKNRRGGRRGMSGAFETSKRKCEWEGCEEAGQYRAPRSPDHLDEYKWFCKDHVREYNLQWNFFTNATEAEMDAAHKSSQTGDRPTKPFGKKSVEQRAWERLGIDDAHEVLGENATRNPGKSDPSAPTRKLPPVERQAIEILEAKDHWTKAEIKKQYRALIKVLHPDVNGGDRSQEEQLQQVVWAWDQLKESRWFK; this comes from the coding sequence ATGGATAAAAAAGATCCCTTCGGTTTTGATATGTCGGTATCTTCCGCGAAAAAGAACAGACGCGGCGGCCGCAGAGGCATGTCCGGCGCGTTCGAAACCTCCAAACGCAAATGCGAATGGGAGGGCTGTGAGGAAGCGGGCCAGTATCGTGCGCCGCGCTCCCCGGATCACCTCGACGAGTACAAATGGTTCTGTAAGGACCACGTGCGCGAATATAATCTGCAGTGGAATTTCTTCACCAATGCGACCGAGGCCGAGATGGATGCGGCGCATAAATCGTCCCAGACCGGCGACCGCCCGACCAAGCCCTTTGGCAAGAAATCGGTCGAACAGCGCGCCTGGGAACGCCTCGGCATCGACGATGCCCATGAGGTTCTGGGCGAAAACGCCACGCGCAATCCCGGAAAGTCGGACCCTTCGGCGCCGACGCGCAAACTCCCGCCGGTGGAGCGTCAGGCAATCGAGATTTTGGAGGCCAAGGACCATTGGACCAAGGCCGAGATCAAGAAACAATATCGCGCTCTGATCAAGGTGCTGCACCCCGACGTGAACGGCGGGGATCGGTCGCAAGAGGAGCAGTTGCAGCAGGTAGTCTGGGCCTGGGATCAGCTCAAGGAAAGCCGCTGGTTCAAGTGA
- a CDS encoding DUF808 domain-containing protein, whose amino-acid sequence MSGLLALLDDVAGIAKVAAANVDDVATQAAKASAKAAGAVIDDAAVTPKYVHGFAPARELPIVGKIALGSIRNKLLILLPLALLLSSFAPWLIMPLLMLGGSYLCFEGAEKVYHLFKPHAPHADGQPAKGDPAHLEEQKVSGAVKTDFILSAEIMTIILSALDPGLSIWFEAGALALAGILITVVVYGSVALIVKADDFGLWLARVGRLSATRALGRGIVKFMPLLMKLLMIVGTAAMIWVGGSIVIHGMHELGLHRPYQDIHDLAELAAHAVEGAADFVKWFVTAFFDGIFGLIYGLILIPIVAKIINPLIRAVRGKKAKTAAH is encoded by the coding sequence ATGAGCGGTCTTCTGGCGCTTTTGGACGATGTCGCGGGGATCGCGAAAGTGGCGGCGGCCAATGTGGACGATGTCGCGACGCAGGCGGCGAAAGCCTCCGCCAAGGCCGCAGGCGCGGTGATCGACGACGCCGCCGTGACGCCGAAGTACGTCCATGGTTTCGCCCCCGCGCGCGAATTGCCCATCGTTGGCAAGATCGCTCTGGGTTCGATCCGCAACAAATTGCTGATCCTTTTGCCACTCGCGCTTTTGCTGTCGAGCTTTGCGCCGTGGCTGATCATGCCGCTATTGATGCTTGGGGGCTCCTATCTCTGTTTCGAGGGTGCCGAGAAGGTTTATCACCTGTTCAAACCCCACGCGCCCCATGCCGACGGCCAGCCCGCCAAGGGCGATCCGGCCCATCTCGAAGAGCAAAAGGTCTCCGGCGCGGTGAAAACCGATTTCATCCTGTCGGCCGAGATCATGACCATTATTCTTTCTGCGCTCGATCCGGGGTTGTCGATCTGGTTTGAGGCGGGCGCTTTGGCGCTTGCTGGCATTCTGATCACCGTGGTGGTCTATGGCAGCGTGGCGCTGATCGTCAAAGCCGATGATTTCGGGCTTTGGCTCGCGCGCGTCGGGCGGCTCTCCGCCACCCGTGCTCTGGGCCGCGGTATTGTGAAATTCATGCCGCTGTTGATGAAGCTACTGATGATCGTTGGCACGGCCGCGATGATCTGGGTTGGTGGGTCCATCGTCATTCACGGCATGCACGAGCTGGGCCTGCATCGCCCCTATCAGGACATCCACGATCTCGCCGAACTGGCCGCCCATGCGGTCGAAGGGGCCGCTGATTTCGTCAAATGGTTCGTCACCGCCTTTTTCGATGGCATCTTTGGCCTGATCTACGGGCTGATCCTGATCCCCATTGTGGCGAAGATCATCAACCCGCTCATCCGTGCGGTGCGGGGTAAAAAGGCAAAGACTGCGGCACATTGA
- a CDS encoding fasciclin domain-containing protein translates to MKRTIFAAATATLLATTAFADDHMAKNPMVGGAEMFADKNIVENAVNSADHTTLVAAVQAAGLVETLSGEGPFTVFAPTNDAFAALPEGTVETLLQPENKDQLTKILTCHVVAADVMSEALVGMIEDDGGVHDVPTVGGCTLKAMVKDGMVMIEDEQGNAATVTIADVDQSNGVIHVIDKVLLPAM, encoded by the coding sequence ATGAAACGCACGATCTTTGCCGCCGCCACTGCGACGCTTCTGGCCACCACCGCATTTGCCGATGATCACATGGCCAAGAATCCGATGGTGGGCGGTGCCGAGATGTTCGCCGACAAGAATATCGTCGAAAACGCCGTGAACTCCGCCGACCATACCACGCTCGTGGCCGCTGTGCAGGCCGCAGGCCTCGTTGAAACCCTGTCCGGCGAAGGTCCGTTCACCGTCTTCGCGCCCACGAATGACGCTTTTGCGGCGCTGCCCGAGGGCACGGTCGAGACCCTGCTTCAGCCGGAGAACAAAGACCAACTCACCAAAATCCTGACCTGCCACGTGGTGGCCGCTGACGTGATGTCCGAGGCGCTCGTCGGCATGATCGAAGACGACGGTGGCGTGCATGACGTACCGACCGTGGGCGGTTGCACGCTCAAAGCCATGGTCAAAGACGGCATGGTGATGATCGAGGACGAACAGGGCAATGCCGCCACGGTCACCATCGCCGATGTGGATCAATCGAACGGCGTGATCCATGTGATCGACAAGGTGCTTTTGCCCGCCATGTAA
- a CDS encoding VPLPA-CTERM sorting domain-containing protein, translating into MFDGFMTAGGSKYDVWDFSITNLSAFEDLLDDDLITLRFETDSFASVRLMDLDNEGGAYAASLTVDYDLPAVPLPAGLPLMLGGFGLFGMLRRRKS; encoded by the coding sequence GTGTTCGATGGGTTCATGACAGCGGGCGGGTCCAAATATGATGTCTGGGATTTCTCGATCACCAATCTGAGCGCCTTCGAAGACCTTTTGGATGACGATCTGATCACCCTGCGGTTCGAAACCGACAGTTTTGCCTCCGTGCGGTTGATGGACCTCGACAATGAGGGCGGGGCTTATGCTGCGTCCCTAACGGTCGATTACGATCTGCCCGCCGTGCCCCTTCCCGCCGGGCTGCCCCTTATGCTGGGCGGCTTTGGCCTCTTTGGCATGTTGCGCCGGCGCAAAAGCTGA
- the cobS gene encoding cobaltochelatase subunit CobS, producing MDASAKPTETISVRDVFGIDTDMTVKGFAEGSDRVPELDPTYKFDPDTTMAILAGFSHNRRVMVQGYHGTGKSTHIEQVAARLNWPSVRVNLDSHISRIDLIGKDAIKLRDGMQVTEFQEGILPWALRNPCAIVFDEYDAGRADVMFVIQRVLEHDGKLTLMDQNEVITPNPYFRLFATANTVGLGDTTGLYHGTQQINQAQMDRWSLVATLNYLSHDAESNIVLSKAPHYNTEKGRKQISQMVTVADLTRTAFMNGDLSTVMSPRTVITWAQNAEIFRDVGYAFRLTFLNKCDELERQTVAEFYQRCFDEELPESAASVAG from the coding sequence ATGGACGCGAGCGCAAAACCGACCGAAACCATTTCCGTGCGCGATGTTTTCGGCATCGACACCGACATGACGGTGAAAGGCTTTGCCGAAGGCTCGGACCGTGTGCCGGAACTGGACCCGACCTATAAATTCGACCCGGACACCACGATGGCGATCCTCGCGGGCTTTAGCCACAATCGCCGTGTGATGGTTCAGGGCTATCACGGCACGGGCAAATCCACCCACATCGAACAGGTGGCGGCGCGCCTCAACTGGCCGTCGGTGCGGGTGAACCTCGACAGCCACATCAGCCGGATCGACCTGATCGGCAAGGACGCGATCAAACTGCGTGATGGCATGCAGGTCACCGAATTTCAGGAAGGCATCCTGCCCTGGGCGCTGCGCAACCCCTGCGCCATCGTGTTCGACGAATACGATGCGGGCCGCGCCGACGTGATGTTCGTGATCCAACGGGTTCTCGAACATGACGGCAAACTGACGCTGATGGACCAGAACGAAGTCATCACGCCGAACCCCTATTTCCGCCTCTTTGCGACCGCGAACACCGTGGGTCTGGGCGACACGACCGGCCTTTACCACGGCACGCAACAGATCAACCAGGCACAGATGGACCGCTGGAGCCTTGTGGCGACGCTCAACTATCTGAGCCATGACGCGGAATCCAATATCGTCCTGTCGAAAGCCCCGCATTACAACACGGAAAAAGGCCGCAAGCAGATCAGCCAGATGGTGACCGTCGCGGATCTGACCCGCACCGCGTTTATGAACGGCGATCTGTCGACCGTGATGAGCCCGCGGACGGTGATCACCTGGGCGCAGAACGCCGAGATTTTCCGCGATGTGGGCTATGCCTTCCGCCTGACGTTCCTGAACAAATGCGATGAATTGGAGCGCCAGACCGTGGCCGAGTTCTATCAGCGCTGCTTCGACGAGGAGCTGCCCGAATCGGCGGCGTCTGTCGCGGGCTAA
- a CDS encoding NAD(P)H-dependent oxidoreductase, producing MSNPKIAIVIGSTRDARFADKPAQWLFAKVKELSSDLDFDLVDLKDYDLPMFNEMASNLWMPSSDEKAIAWQEKMAEYDGYIFLTPEYNSSIPASLKNALDQAGKEWVRKPAAVFGYGAVGGARAVEHLRAVVINLQMVPVRSAVYISGSDFFKVSPLGANAEMSEIEAGILPSVEAMLGDLTWWTKATKAAREA from the coding sequence ATGTCCAATCCGAAAATTGCCATCGTTATTGGCTCCACCCGTGATGCCCGTTTTGCCGACAAACCGGCGCAATGGCTGTTCGCAAAAGTGAAAGAGCTCAGCTCTGATCTGGATTTCGATCTCGTCGATCTGAAAGACTACGATCTGCCGATGTTCAACGAGATGGCCTCGAACCTCTGGATGCCGTCCTCTGACGAAAAAGCCATCGCATGGCAGGAAAAAATGGCCGAATATGACGGCTATATTTTCCTGACGCCCGAATACAACTCCTCGATTCCGGCCTCGCTGAAAAACGCACTGGATCAGGCCGGCAAGGAATGGGTGCGCAAACCTGCCGCCGTCTTCGGTTACGGTGCTGTCGGTGGCGCGCGTGCGGTCGAGCATCTGCGCGCCGTGGTGATCAACCTGCAAATGGTGCCGGTGCGTTCTGCCGTTTACATCTCCGGCTCCGACTTCTTCAAAGTCTCGCCGCTGGGCGCCAATGCCGAGATGTCTGAAATCGAAGCGGGCATCCTGCCCTCCGTCGAAGCGATGCTGGGTGATCTGACCTGGTGGACCAAAGCCACGAAAGCGGCGCGCGAGGCGTAA
- the cobT gene encoding cobaltochelatase subunit CobT, with amino-acid sequence MTKPSDNPADPFKKALAEATKVLADDGDLTVTYSMDPSGISGDTVRLPQVSRRMSKDEVLIARGTADALALRHKFHDQSTFQRYAPPGQMAYDIYNALEAARCEAAGARFMPGTGKNIDAKIGHEAMRRGYDGISKREDAPLAQAMGYYLREKATGRTLPAGADNVLDLWRDFIEGQTTDTFEDLDSLLEDQKGFARLARRVIEELGYGDQLGEDPDQTDPEEDQSAETEEQDEEPDSQGEEQEQEDENEASSEDTQEEQQDMQEATASSDDMAEDEFSEEVELPQDESDVEPPQPAPISDADPNYQVFTSAHDEEIMAEELAEPAELERLRAYLDQQLEPLKGAVSRLANKLQRRLQAQQNRSWEFDREEGILDAGRLARVVANPTTPLSFKVEKDTEFRDTVVTLLLDNSGSMRGRPISIAAICADVLARTLERCNVKVEVLGFTTRAWKGGLSREEWLSQGRPQQPGRLNDLRHIVYKSADAPMRRTRANLGLMMKEGLLKENIDGEALEWAHRRISARPEARKILMVISDGAPVDDSTLSVNPANYLEKHLRDVIAMVEKRRQVELLAIGIGHDVTRYYDRAVTITDAEQLAGAMTEQLASLFDSDPRARARVMGLRRAS; translated from the coding sequence ATGACCAAGCCCTCAGACAACCCGGCCGATCCCTTCAAAAAAGCCCTCGCGGAAGCGACGAAAGTCCTGGCCGACGATGGCGATTTGACCGTCACCTATTCGATGGACCCCTCGGGGATTTCCGGCGATACCGTGCGCCTGCCGCAGGTGTCGCGCCGGATGTCGAAAGACGAGGTGCTGATCGCGCGCGGCACCGCCGACGCTTTGGCTTTGCGCCATAAATTCCACGACCAGAGCACGTTCCAACGCTACGCGCCGCCGGGACAGATGGCCTACGACATCTACAACGCGCTGGAAGCCGCCCGTTGCGAGGCCGCCGGCGCGCGGTTCATGCCCGGCACCGGCAAGAACATCGACGCCAAGATTGGCCATGAGGCCATGCGCCGCGGCTATGACGGCATTTCCAAACGCGAAGACGCGCCGCTGGCGCAGGCGATGGGCTACTATCTGCGCGAAAAAGCGACCGGGCGGACCCTGCCCGCAGGTGCGGACAATGTGTTGGATCTTTGGCGCGATTTCATCGAGGGCCAGACCACGGACACCTTCGAGGATCTCGACAGCCTGCTCGAAGATCAAAAAGGCTTTGCCCGCCTCGCCCGCCGGGTGATCGAAGAGCTGGGCTATGGCGATCAGCTGGGCGAGGACCCGGATCAGACCGACCCGGAAGAGGACCAATCCGCCGAGACCGAGGAACAGGACGAAGAGCCGGACAGCCAGGGCGAAGAGCAGGAGCAAGAGGACGAGAACGAGGCCAGCTCCGAAGACACCCAGGAAGAACAGCAGGACATGCAGGAGGCCACCGCGTCCTCCGACGATATGGCCGAAGATGAGTTCTCCGAGGAAGTCGAGCTGCCGCAGGACGAGAGCGACGTCGAACCGCCACAGCCCGCGCCCATCTCGGATGCCGACCCGAATTATCAGGTCTTCACCTCCGCGCATGACGAAGAGATCATGGCCGAGGAACTGGCGGAACCCGCCGAGCTTGAACGCCTGCGCGCCTATCTCGACCAGCAGTTGGAGCCGCTGAAAGGCGCCGTCTCGCGTCTGGCGAATAAATTGCAGCGCCGTCTTCAGGCGCAACAGAACCGCTCCTGGGAGTTCGACCGCGAAGAGGGCATTTTGGACGCGGGGCGCCTGGCGCGTGTGGTCGCGAACCCGACGACGCCCCTGTCGTTCAAGGTCGAAAAAGACACCGAATTCCGCGACACGGTGGTGACGCTTTTGCTCGATAACTCCGGCTCGATGCGCGGACGTCCGATCTCGATCGCGGCGATCTGTGCCGATGTTCTGGCGCGCACACTGGAACGCTGCAACGTCAAGGTCGAGGTCTTGGGGTTCACCACACGGGCGTGGAAAGGCGGGCTGTCGCGCGAGGAATGGCTGAGCCAGGGCCGTCCGCAACAGCCGGGCCGTTTGAACGATCTGCGCCACATCGTCTACAAATCCGCCGACGCACCGATGCGCCGGACGCGGGCCAATCTGGGCCTGATGATGAAAGAGGGGTTGCTCAAGGAAAACATCGACGGTGAGGCGCTTGAATGGGCGCATCGTCGGATTTCTGCCCGTCCCGAGGCGCGCAAGATTCTTATGGTGATCTCTGACGGCGCGCCGGTCGATGACAGCACCCTGTCGGTCAACCCCGCGAATTATCTGGAAAAACACCTGCGCGATGTGATCGCCATGGTCGAAAAACGCCGTCAGGTGGAGCTTTTGGCCATCGGCATCGGCCATGACGTAACCCGCTACTATGACCGCGCCGTGACCATCACCGACGCCGAACAACTGGCCGGCGCGATGACGGAGCAACTCGCGTCTCTGTTCGACAGCGACCCGCGGGCCCGCGCCCGTGTGATGGGCCTGCGCCGCGCGTCTTGA